The genome window GGTGGCGCTGAAGCCGCTGACCGGCCGCACCCACCAGCTGCGCGCCCATCTGGCGGCGATCGGCACGCCGATCGTGGGCGACCTGAAATATGGCGGGGCCGCGGTGGATCTGCGGCGGATCGGCCTGCCGAAGCGGCTGCACCTGCATGCCCGTCGCCTGACCCTGACCGGGCCGGATGGCCGGCGGATATCGGCGGCAGCACCCCTGCCACCCCATATGGCCGCCAGCTTCGCGCGGCTTGGTCTGGACTTGGGGATGGGCCTGAACCTGGAGATCGACGGATGATGGCAGAGGAGACGGGCATCGGGCTGGTGGTGTTCGATTGCGACGGCACCCTGGTCGACAGTGCCGGGGAGATCACAGACACCATGGGCGACTGCTTCGTCGCGGCCGGGCTGGCGGCACCGGCGCTGGCCGATGTGTCGCGGATCATCGGCCTGTCGCTGCCGGTCGCGATCGGCCGGCTGCTGCCGGATCTGGGCGAGGCCGACTGCATGATGCTGGCCGACGGCTATCGCACCGCCTATCGCCGCCGGCTGGCCGCCGGGCAGATGGGCGACGAACGGTTGTTCGACGGCGTGGACGCGGTTCTGCGCCGGCTGGACCGCGCCGGCTATCTGCTGGGCATGGCCACCGGCAAATCGATCCGTGGCGTGGAGCGCACCGTGGCCCAGTT of Tistrella bauzanensis contains these proteins:
- a CDS encoding HAD-IA family hydrolase; translation: MAEETGIGLVVFDCDGTLVDSAGEITDTMGDCFVAAGLAAPALADVSRIIGLSLPVAIGRLLPDLGEADCMMLADGYRTAYRRRLAAGQMGDERLFDGVDAVLRRLDRAGYLLGMATGKSIRGVERTVAQFGFERMFVTIQTADTHPSKPHPAMMLAAMAETGAAPARSVLIGDTSYDMEMARAAGARAIGVAWGCHAPEELIAAGAEHVVENAAALDAAILALIGAPPAMAIETIERRIGA